The following are from one region of the Harpia harpyja isolate bHarHar1 chromosome 4, bHarHar1 primary haplotype, whole genome shotgun sequence genome:
- the JAM3 gene encoding junctional adhesion molecule C, producing MALRRPAFLLLLPLLGCRLLAVELTSSNTKPVVQEFQSVELSCIIKSTITPDPRIEWKKIRDGETSYVFFDNKMQGDFATRAEILSRTSLVIKNTTRMDTATYRCEVAAPSDTKTIDEINIQLTVQVKPMTPRCTVPKAVPVGKTASLHCHENEGYPKSTYSWYRNSEPLSPDTKSNAKFQNSSYTLNPTTGTLVFHAVHKGDTGRYSCIATNDAGFAKCEEQEMEVYDLNIGGIIGGVLVVVAVLVLITLGICCAYRRGYFANSKESGESYKTPAKPDGQDYIRTDDEGDFRHKSSFVI from the exons gctGCAGACTCTTGGCTGTGGAACTGACATCCAGCAACACCAAGCCCGTGGTGCAGGAATTCCAGA GTGTTGAGCTGTCCTGCATCATTAAATCCACCATAACACCAGATCCCAGAATCGAGTGGAAGAAAATCCGAGATGGCGAAACCTCTTATGTATTTTTTGACAATAAAATGCAGG GAGACTTTGCAACTCGTGCAGAAATTCTGAGCCGGACATCGCTGGTGATTAAAAACACCACCCGGATGGACACTGCCACATACCGCTGCGAAGTGGCAGCACCTTCTGATACTAAAACCATAGATGAGATTAATATCCAGCTTACAGTCCAAG TGAAACCTATGACTCCTAGATGCACTGTGCCTAAAGCTGTACCTGTTGGGAAGACAGCCTCTCTTCACTGCCACGAGAATGAAGGTTACCCAAAGTCCACTTACAGCTGGTACCGCAACAGTGAACCTTTATCACCAGACACGAAATCAAATGCCAAATTCCAGAATTCCTCCTACACCTTGAACCCCACCACAGGCACTCTG GTTTTCCATGCCGTGCACAAAGGCGACACAGGCCGTTACTCCTGCATAGCAACAAACGATGCTGGCTTTGCCAAGTGTGAGGAGCAGGAGATGGAAGTCT ATGACCTCAATATTGGTGGGATAATCGGTGGAGTCCTGGTGGTCGTAGCAGTTCTGGTGCTCATCACTCTTGGTATCTGCTGCGCCTACAGAAGGGGTTACTTTGCAAACAGCAAAGAGAGTGGGGAAAG ctACAAGACTCCAGCAAAACCTGATGGACAGGACTATATCCGGACAGATGATGAG GGTGACTTCAGACACAAGTCTTCATTTGTCATATAA